One genomic window of Halofilum ochraceum includes the following:
- the lptE gene encoding LPS assembly lipoprotein LptE, which yields MAAVVLLAATLTACGWKLRGSYNLPPGITPIAVAGGSVAEELRTNLRRSNALAQSSEGPAASDLEILKEGDSRRVISVDFNGKVDEYEVRYEVRWQLTAKGSDDKSRRILIAPTTYRANRSYDYNASTVLTTNEQEQRLIENMREDIAQRILFRLQGVQLTDNS from the coding sequence GTGGCCGCGGTCGTCCTCCTCGCCGCCACCCTCACCGCCTGCGGCTGGAAACTCCGCGGCAGCTACAACCTGCCGCCGGGCATTACCCCCATCGCCGTCGCCGGCGGCAGCGTCGCCGAGGAACTGCGCACCAACCTGCGCCGCAGCAATGCGCTCGCCCAATCGAGCGAAGGCCCCGCCGCCTCCGATCTCGAAATCCTGAAAGAGGGCGACAGCCGTCGCGTGATCTCGGTCGACTTCAACGGCAAGGTCGACGAATACGAGGTCCGTTACGAAGTCCGCTGGCAGCTCACCGCCAAAGGCAGCGACGACAAGAGCCGCCGCATCCTCATCGCCCCGACCACCTACCGCGCAAACCGCAGCTACGATTACAACGCCAGCACCGTCCTCACGACCAACGAGCAGGAACAGCGCCTGATCGAGAACATGCGCGAAGACATCGCCCAGCGCATCCTCTTCCGCCTCCAGGGCGTCCAGCTCACCGACAACAGCTGA